Proteins from a single region of Bacillota bacterium:
- a CDS encoding GNAT family N-acetyltransferase, which produces MQVEDIHGILPILETPRLILGRITQEDALHQFERTSDEEMTRFLTWGPHRTLEEAQAALRYVLGQYETMQVAPWGIVLKETERSIGACGYRWWFPNHGRAEVSYMFHRGYWARG; this is translated from the coding sequence GTGCAAGTCGAAGACATCCATGGGATCCTGCCCATTCTAGAAACGCCTCGGTTGATCCTAGGGAGGATCACGCAGGAAGATGCGCTACACCAGTTTGAGCGGACATCGGACGAGGAGATGACACGGTTCCTGACCTGGGGTCCTCACAGGACGCTCGAGGAAGCGCAGGCGGCGCTCCGCTACGTCCTGGGGCAGTATGAAACGATGCAGGTCGCTCCTTGGGGCATTGTCCTCAAGGAAACCGAGCGAAGCATCGGCGCGTGCGGCTACCGCTGGTGGTTTCCGAATCACGGACGAGCGGAGGTGTCCTACATGTTTCACAGGGGATACTGGGCAAGGGGGTGA